GTGTGGTTACTGTATGATAGGAAATACTGAGCCTGTCCGCAATCTCTTTTGCAGAACTTCCTCCGGCCAGCAGGGTAAGCACCTCAACTTCTCTTTTAGTCAGCAGATCCTTCAGTTCAGGATTCCTGATATCGGGAAGACAGTGCATCTGGTGAAAATCATTCCGGCTGCCAATTCCCTGCACCAATACAATATAGCTGTTTTCTTTTGTAATATGCTGGATATTGGTATGAATATTAACAGCCTGCAGGAGTTTTCCGTCATCACTTTTCGCAGTATGCAGGGCCTGATGGTGAAACATTTCATAATTTCCTTTTGCCGTTTTCATCCGGAAACAATAACTTGTCTTAAGCTCCTGCTGGTGTTTAAAACCATCTATTTCTCTCATCTTTTCAATAGTCATTCTTTCCGCTTCCATTACAAAATCCAGATCTGCAGGATGTATAAGATCTATAATTTCTTTAAGGTGGTGAGGAAGCTGCTTCAGGCCGTGCATTTTAAGGATATTGGGATGATGCCCGCTTAAGGTACTGTCTGCAATATTAATTACATAATAATAGAATTCTCCCATGGAGAACACATCCCCTATGATCTTTTCAATAGAGGGTGGAGGAGAAATTTCATTTCCGTTTTGTAAAACTTCAGGATAATTATTCCAAACCTTTACAAGAAGATGAGGTTTTTCAGCATCTGTTAAAAACTTTTTACCCATAAAGTTACTTTGCTATAAAATTAACATAATTTATGTTAAAAATTACCCGAAAGTAGTATTTTTTTGTAAAGAGACAAAATCTAACTTTGATAGTGTTCAGAGAGCTCACCTGCTATTATCAAAAGTTCCGGAACCATTAAAAAACTTTATAAACAACCACAAAATTTTTTACCCATGAGAAAAATCATCAACATCGAACTGAGACTTAAAAAGAGAGGCTCAGTCTTCACCTGGGAAGTTTTCCTTGAAAACACCAACAGTAATTCGAGAATCGGCAGCGGATGGGACTACAACGCAAAATCTGGATATTATTATGTAAAGTTACAAGACTATCCAATTGACGACAATGCACTGGATGTCTTTATTGGCTGCGAAGGTAAAGAAAATGGAGAAATTGAATGCTCAGTTCTCATTAACGAAACAGAACAGTCTAACAAAGTTACCTGCAGAAATACTGATTATAATTACGGACATCAAGCTTATGAATTCGTATGAAAAAGATTAACTTTTGTCTGTTCTTTTTACTCATCTCACTCTCTTTCATGAAAGGACAGCTTCTTATTGAAGACAAAAACGGAGATGCCTTATTTCAACCCATGCTGACTGTAAATGAGTCTTCATCTCTCATGAGCAGCGGTTTGATTAAGTTAAATACAGGAGATCAGAGTATAGGATTTGACTATTACAACAGAACAACCCCATTTGGTCAGCCAAAATATAAATTCTGGACATTGGGAGTCAAAGTAAAGCCCACAGAAGGATATGCTGCTGTTTTTAAAAACGGACAGTTTTCACCGGGTATCAATATTTCCGGATCCCTCAATCAGGTTAAAATATTTGATAGAGAAGCAACGAAGCCCGAAAATAACTTTTTAGACTGGGGCAGCATCTATGCCAGTTATTCCGTGAATAAATACCAACTCTATAAAAGTGATACAACTTTTAAAAGTCAGCTTTCTTCAAAGAGCTTTTCAGGATTATCGCTAGGCCTCAATTACAATATGCTTATAAAAAGCAGTTGGCTGATTAGCTTTAGGGCAGGATATTCTAGAACGAACAATTATAATGATTTAACTTCCGTTGAAGTAAGGGACAGTAAAATACAAATAGACACAGAAAGTTCGGTAACAAGAGAGATTCTAACAACTAAAACAGCTAAACAGGGCAATTATAAGGAATATGACAGTTATCCTTTCCATGTCAGTCTAAGCAGGCTTACACCCGATAATATGGATGAAAAAAGTCTGACATTCGGTTATAGCATTTACGTTAGTGGAAAACCAAATAATATTACAAAACCCATAACGGATGCGGGAGTAATGGTATTTGTATCCCAGATGAAAAAAGATGTCAGTATTACCACTATAGGATTAAGCTTTCAATTCAATGATTTTTTTGATACGCAGAATCTTAATAACGGACTTATGAAACGGTTAAGCATTGGACTGACAACCAACTTTCCATTGTTCAGCAAAACAGAATAAATAAAAAAAGTGCCGGATTAACGGCACTTTTTATGTTATCTTATAGACTACTTGCCCCCTCCTGCATTTTTCTCTACATCAGTCTTAGTATTCGATTTCACTTTCTGGTTTCCAAAACGTTTTACAAAGGAAATTGAGGCTCCGTACCAGTCCCATTTTGAGGAAGTTCTGATAGTTCCGTACTGGCTGAAGCTGGTAGCATCATAATTTGGTCTCTGGAAAATATTCATCAGCTGAAGGCTGACCTCCATCTGGGTTTTAGGGAATATTTTTGTGGCTGAGAAATTATGAAAAACATTCACTTTGTTTCCATATGAATTACCGCTGTTCTGATTGGCAATCTCCACCCAGGCACTCAAATTAATATTTTTGTTGAAAAGATTGGTGTACGACAGATTGGCAGAGCCTCCCAGATAACTCAGGTATTTGGCTCCCTTCAGGTCATTCTTTTCATTGAAATCATGGTTATCAACATAATACCATCCTATTCCTACATTTACATTCAGTTTATTTTTCAGGAAAGACTGATTGGTATTGGCAAAAACGTAATATTTCTGAACTTTACCATTTAGGTTCGAAGGAAGGGTAACAAGTAAATTATTTTCTTCTTTTAAGGTGGTCCAGTAATCCTGGTCGGTGAACATATACCTTGCTGAAAGGAAATATTTTTTCTTGAATCCGAATTTCATATACAACCTGTGGCTTGGGTTAGGGTCCAGTTCCATATTTCCTCTGCTGTACGTTCCGTCATTGGTGGGAACAAGAAAAGGATTGAACTCGGAATACCATGGACGCCATAGGTTTTTGTTATACGTAAGACTCAGATCATATTTATCTGAAAAAGTATACTTCACCAATAAATTAGGAAGGAATGCCCCGTAAGAATCTTTTCTTTCTGTTCCGGCTATATCCTGTCTCATTTTAAGATCAATATGCTCATAACGTAGTCCTACTCTGGTTTCCAGCTTTTCAAAAAAGGTTTTGCTGTAGTTGGCATAAAGGGAATTGATATTATCTTCATAATGGAAAACATCATTTTTACGGATATTATTCAGGTAACTCCCGTTTGCGTCATTCGCAATCACATTATTATTGAAATCCATTTTTCCTCCTACTTCAAAGCTGCCTCCTGATTTCCCTATAGGCTGCGTATAATCTACCTTCACGTAATAATTACGGGTCTGTTCATCAGAATTGGTTAACAAAAGATCCGAAACAGGGGAAACATTAAATGTTTTTAAGAAGGTATTAGAATTGATCTGGGAATTATAATTAGTCCCTACGTTGATATCAAGAATTTTATTTTTCTCTTTATCATAATACTTATAGAAAAGGTTGGTTCCCAAAGTCCTGTATTTTCCCACTACATCCTGGTCCTGATGATAGGAATCCTGGTATTGATTATAATTAAGATAGTTGATTCCGTCAGCATCCGATGTGGAAGTATTTCTGCTCTGATAATATTCCAGGATAAGTCCTACATTGTTTTTATCATTCAGTTCAAACTCAGAGGTCGAGGAGAAAGAAGGACTCTTCCCTCTTCCGGTTACTTCATTATTTACCTGGCTCACAGAGTTATCTTTATACAGTGTATTTTCAAAAAAACTTTTCTGAACATAGGTATTATCACTGTAACTTCCGATAAGGGTCTGGGTAAAATTCTTCTTATGATAATTCAGGTTAAGATTGGTATACTGAGAGTTCTTTGTCTGTTGTCTGTTGTTAAAAGTCACACTCCCTTTCAATCCCTCATCATCTCTTCTTTTCAACACGATATTAATCACCGAACCTGTTGTTTCATATCGTGAGGAAGGACTTGTGATTACTTCAATCTTCATCAGGTTATCCGCAGGAATGGTTTTAAGATATTCCTTTAACTCCTTTCCTGTAAAAACAGATTTACGGTCGTTAATGTATACCGTCACCGATTCTCCCTCCGCTTTTACAGCATCATTGTTATCGATACTTACCATAGGGGTCATTCTCAGGACATCCCAGGTTGTATTTCCGGCAAGAATAGAGCTGTTGGCAACATTAAAAACAGTACGGTCCACTTTAGACTCTACCGTTGGTTTTCTGGCAGTCAATGTTACTGCTTCTATTTCTTTCTCGTTTTTCTTTATTGTGTCATTCGTGGCTTGGGCTAAAGTTAAAGAACCCATTAATAAAGCTACCGAACATATAATTATTTTCATCCAAAGTAATATTTCTCTTATAAGACACCTATGGGTGAAAGTTTGTTACACGAAAAATGAAAAAAAAGGAAAATATTTCAAAGTCCTTCTTTTAAAGGAAAAATTAACACTACATATATCACTAAATAATGAAAAATGTCCGGAAAAATCCGGACATACAATAGCAAATTTACAAGGATTAAAAAATAGATATGCTAGTTTACATTTTCAAAATAATGGATCATGCCTACCTCAGGAAGATGACGGCTGGAAGTTTTCAGGGTAACTTCATTATTACTGCTACTTTCCAGAAATGAATTGCTGAATAAAGCATAGGAAGGCTGTTCTGCAAAATCATTCTTCAGCATTTGATGAGCTTCCACAACCGGCTTTCCATAAAGCTTTTTAAAATTCCCGATCTGGTACTGCGAAAATTTTCCGTAATGCACAATAAATTTCAGCGACAGATCAATAGATGTACTTAACGCTTTGCTCAATTCTTCAATCTTTTTATTAAAAGCATTCCGCATTTTCAAGAGCATTGCAGAAATATTTCCATAAGACGGATTTTCATCGTAACGGTAGAACAAAATAGCATCACCTTCGATCTCCGAAATCTCGAAATAGCGCCCGTTCACATCAATCAATGTTGAAAGAAGCTGTCTCACAATATATTCTCCCGTATAAAGCTTTGTGTTGAACACAAATTCGGTAAACCCGCTGAAATCGGGGATAAGAATAATACCATCTTGTATATCTGCATTCTTCATAATAGTATGGATTAAAAACCTGCTGCATCATTACAGACGAAGCAGGTTTAATTTTACTTTATTGCCATCCGCCTCCTACCGCTCTGTAAAGCGTAGTAATGGCATTCAGTCTTTGAGCTTTCAGGGAAGCCAGATCAAGTTCCGTCTGAAGTTTATTCGTTTGGGCGATAATCACCTCAATGTACGTGGCTGAATTGTATTTAAACAGAATATCCGCTTTCTTTACCGCTTCATTCGATTTTACAACTAACCCTTCCGCTATTTTCTGCTGCTCTTCAAGCTTCTGGATCTGCACCAACGCATCGGAAACCTCTCCTACAGCCTTCAGTACGGACTGTTTAAAACTGATCTCAGCCTGACCTGCCAATACTTTGGACTGTTCATACTGTGTTTTCAGCTGTTTTCCATTCAGAATAGGCTGTGCAATAGCTCCGGCAGCCATTCCGAATAGTGATCCGGGAATACTGAACCACTGGCTTGCCTGGAAAGCATTCAAACCACCCTGCGCTGTAATATTCAGTGAAGGATACATGCTCATTTTTGCAACATGAATGGCTGCAGCACTTTTTCTTACTTCAAGCTCCGCACTTTTAATATCCGGCCTGTAACTTAATAATTCTGAAGGAATACCCGTTGCCAGATGATCCGGTGACTGTACGTTATTCAGGCTTGCACTTCTCTCAATCCTGTCCGGCATGGAGCCCGTGAGCAGACTTAATGCATTTTCCTGAGTGGCTATAGAACTTTCTATCGCCGGAATGGATTTCAGGATCTGATCTTTTACAATTTCCTGCTGCTGTACTGCCAGGGCAGTGGTAAGCCCTAATTCCTGCTGTTTTGCTAAAAACTTCAGGGTGTTGTCTGCATAGGTAAGATTAGATTTTGTGATTTCCATCTGGGTATCCAGCATCAGGAGATTATAATATCCCTGCACTACAGAGGCCACAAGCTGAGTTTTAACAGCCTTGGCAGCTTCCTGTGTTTTAAGGTATTCTGTAAGAGCCTGCTCTTTTCTGCCTCTGATCTTTCCCCAGATATCCGCTTCCCACGAAAAATTGAGCGAGGCAGTATAGTCTTCCATATACCGTTTCCCCATAAACTGTCCGGCCATCATTCCGTTCATGCTGTTATCCGAAGGTCTGCTGATATTCGCATTGAGACCACCGCTGATCACGGGAACATTTCCCCATTTGCTCTGGTTATAAGCTAATGACGCAAACTCTATCTGTTTTAAAGCAACAAGAAGGTCATTATTCTGTGTAACAGCTTTATCAATCAGGGCAACCAGAACCGGATCTTTGAAGAAATCCCTGTAGCTGGTTTTCGCGATATTTTCCTGAGTATCTGTAGTAATGCTGTCACCTCTGAAAACCTCAGGCATTTTGACTTCCGGCCGTTCATATTTCTGAACCTTACAGGATACTGCCGCTCCTGAAATAAGTGCGATATAAGCTATATTTTTAATTGAATTCATTGTCATAATCATTTGGATTTAATATTCCCAGTCGGCATCCGTTATCGTTTTTCCGCTCATCTTTTCATGCAAAGCCTGAAAGACTACAAAAAGTACCGGAACCACAAAAATCCCCAGTATTGTTCCGAAAAGCATCCCAGAAACGGCCGCATAACCGATGGAATGGTTTCCTAGCGCAGAAGGTCCTACCACAAACAGCAACGGAAGAAGTCCCGTAATAAATGCCAGTGAAGTCATCAGAATTGGACGCAGACGTGCTTTTGCTCCTTCTACTGCCGAAGCGATCAGACTTTTCCCTGCTCTTCTTCTCTGGATGGCAAATTCTACGATCAGGATCCCGTTTTTGGCCAGAAGCCCGATCAGCATCACCAAAGCAATCTGTACGTAGATATTGTTGGAAAGATCTGCCAGTGTAATTCCTACAAATACCCCTGATAAACCTACCGGAATAGCGATCAGAACGGCTAAAGGAAGTACATAACTTTCATACTGTGCGGAAAGAAGGAAGAATACGAACACGATACACAATCCAAAAATCATCACCGATTGTGAACCTGCGGAAACTTCTTCACGGCTCATTCCTTTATAATCATAGGTATATCCCGGAGGAAGAACCTGTTTGCCCACCTCTTCGATTGCGGCCATAGCCTGTCCTGTACTGAATCCCGGAGCCGGCATCACCGTTAAATTGGAAGAGTTGAACAGATTGAAACGGTCTACCACTTCAGCACCTGTTACCTGCTTTAAAGTAACTAATGTGTTCACAGGAACCATTTCCCCTGAATTATTTTTCACGAAAATACCGTTCAGAGATTCTTTATCCTGTCTGGTTTCCGGAGTAGATTGTACCAATACCCTGTAATACTTCCCGAACCTGTTGAAATCCGAAGACTGTATACTTCCGTAATATCCCTGCATTACGCCAAGCACATCAGCTACACTTACACCTAACTGGGCAGCTTTCACCTCATCTACAAGCACTTCAAACTGCGGATAGGTAACATCGAAGGTGGTAAATGCCACTGCTACTTCCGGTCTCTGCATCAAAGCGCCCATCATTCCGTAAGAAATGTTTCCTAAATTCTGAAGTTCCCCGTTGGTACGGTCCTGAAGCACAAGCTCCATCCCGCTGGTATTTCCGAAACCATCTACCGTTGGTGTATTCAGCACAAGGAAATTGGCTCTTTTATCCTGCGAAAGCATTCCCTGAACCTGCCCGATAATATCATTGATATTACTCACTTTTCCTCTCTCCTCTCCTTTCTTCAGCTTTACGAAAATAGAGGCTGCTGAGGATGACATTGATCCGCTGAAGAGATTCAATCCATCTACGGAAATCACCTCATCTACAGCCGGATTTTTCATCAGAAGATCTTCCGTATCTGAAACCACTTTTGAGGTTCTGTCTTTTGAAGCTCCCGGTGCAAGATTGGCTGTTACAATAATAAAACTCTGGTCTTCATCCGGAATAAATCCTTTAGGGGTTGTCATTGACATCCAGGCAAAAAGCCCTCCGAAAACAAGAATAAGAACCATTGCTACCCATTTTCTTTTTAACAGGAACAACACCGATTTTCCGTAACGGAAGATCAGTTTGTTGAAGCTGGCATTAAAACCGGCAAAGAAACGGTCTTTGAAATTCATTTTCTCCTGAGCTCCTCCGTGGTTATGCTTCAGTAACAGGGCACATAAAGCAGGGCTCAGTGTTAAGGCATTCACCGCAGAAATAACAATGGCAATGGCCAGTGTTAAGGCAAACTGCTGGTAAAACAATCCTGTAGAGCCGCTCATAAATGCGACTGGTACGAATACCGCAGACATGATCAGGGTAATTGAAACAATCGCTCCTGTGATCTCACTCATCGCCGACATGGTTGCGGCCCTCGGGTTGAGTTTTTTATGTTCCATTTTAGCATGGACCGCTTCCACGACGACAATGGCGTCATCTACCACAATACCAATGGCCAGTACCAAGGCAAATAACGTCAGGATATTGATTGAAAACCCGAAAATTTTCATAAAAAAGAATGTTCCTATAATGGATACCGGAACTGCAATGGCCGGAATTAAGGTGGAACGGAAATCCTGCAGGAAGATATACACCACAATAAATACCAGGATAAATGCTTCTATCAGGGTATGAATTACCTGATCGATCGACTGGTCCAGTGCTTCTTTCGTTGCATAAGGAATTTCATAATTCATCCCTTGCGGGAACGATTTTTCCAGCTCTTTCATTCTTTCCTGAAGGGCAATCTGCACTTCATTGGCATTAGATCCTGCCATCTGGAATATCGCCATCGTTACTGAAGGCTTTTTGTTATAATTGGAGGAAACCGTATAGCTGTACGCCCCAAATTCTACTTTTGCAATATCTTTCAATTTTAAAACGGAACCATCGCTCAAGGCTTTGATCGTAATATTCTCATATTGTTCAGGCTCTGTAAATTTTCCTTTGTAGC
This region of Chryseobacterium vaccae genomic DNA includes:
- a CDS encoding DUF2652 domain-containing protein — translated: MKNADIQDGIILIPDFSGFTEFVFNTKLYTGEYIVRQLLSTLIDVNGRYFEISEIEGDAILFYRYDENPSYGNISAMLLKMRNAFNKKIEELSKALSTSIDLSLKFIVHYGKFSQYQIGNFKKLYGKPVVEAHQMLKNDFAEQPSYALFSNSFLESSSNNEVTLKTSSRHLPEVGMIHYFENVN
- a CDS encoding response regulator transcription factor, whose amino-acid sequence is MGKKFLTDAEKPHLLVKVWNNYPEVLQNGNEISPPPSIEKIIGDVFSMGEFYYYVINIADSTLSGHHPNILKMHGLKQLPHHLKEIIDLIHPADLDFVMEAERMTIEKMREIDGFKHQQELKTSYCFRMKTAKGNYEMFHHQALHTAKSDDGKLLQAVNIHTNIQHITKENSYIVLVQGIGSRNDFHQMHCLPDIRNPELKDLLTKREVEVLTLLAGGSSAKEIADRLSISYHTVTTHRKSILRKTGCRKVSELVKVAIEYGYI
- a CDS encoding efflux RND transporter permease subunit; translated protein: MLKRIIKRPVLATVISVLLVILGIVGMVSLPITKFPDIAPPTVMVTAAYPGANAETIARSVAPPLENAINGVENMDYITSTASNDGTLSITVIFKLGTDPDQAAINVQNRVAQVTNQLPAEVVQAGITTLKRQNSMIAMVSLTSKDGTMDDLFLENYAKINIVPELKRVKGVGDAMVYGNKDYSMRVWLDPNKLTSYNLTPAEVSRAIQSQNLEAAPGRFGERSKEAMEYVLRYKGKFTEPEQYENITIKALSDGSVLKLKDIAKVEFGAYSYTVSSNYNKKPSVTMAIFQMAGSNANEVQIALQERMKELEKSFPQGMNYEIPYATKEALDQSIDQVIHTLIEAFILVFIVVYIFLQDFRSTLIPAIAVPVSIIGTFFFMKIFGFSINILTLFALVLAIGIVVDDAIVVVEAVHAKMEHKKLNPRAATMSAMSEITGAIVSITLIMSAVFVPVAFMSGSTGLFYQQFALTLAIAIVISAVNALTLSPALCALLLKHNHGGAQEKMNFKDRFFAGFNASFNKLIFRYGKSVLFLLKRKWVAMVLILVFGGLFAWMSMTTPKGFIPDEDQSFIIVTANLAPGASKDRTSKVVSDTEDLLMKNPAVDEVISVDGLNLFSGSMSSSAASIFVKLKKGEERGKVSNINDIIGQVQGMLSQDKRANFLVLNTPTVDGFGNTSGMELVLQDRTNGELQNLGNISYGMMGALMQRPEVAVAFTTFDVTYPQFEVLVDEVKAAQLGVSVADVLGVMQGYYGSIQSSDFNRFGKYYRVLVQSTPETRQDKESLNGIFVKNNSGEMVPVNTLVTLKQVTGAEVVDRFNLFNSSNLTVMPAPGFSTGQAMAAIEEVGKQVLPPGYTYDYKGMSREEVSAGSQSVMIFGLCIVFVFFLLSAQYESYVLPLAVLIAIPVGLSGVFVGITLADLSNNIYVQIALVMLIGLLAKNGILIVEFAIQRRRAGKSLIASAVEGAKARLRPILMTSLAFITGLLPLLFVVGPSALGNHSIGYAAVSGMLFGTILGIFVVPVLFVVFQALHEKMSGKTITDADWEY
- a CDS encoding outer membrane beta-barrel protein produces the protein MKIIICSVALLMGSLTLAQATNDTIKKNEKEIEAVTLTARKPTVESKVDRTVFNVANSSILAGNTTWDVLRMTPMVSIDNNDAVKAEGESVTVYINDRKSVFTGKELKEYLKTIPADNLMKIEVITSPSSRYETTGSVINIVLKRRDDEGLKGSVTFNNRQQTKNSQYTNLNLNYHKKNFTQTLIGSYSDNTYVQKSFFENTLYKDNSVSQVNNEVTGRGKSPSFSSTSEFELNDKNNVGLILEYYQSRNTSTSDADGINYLNYNQYQDSYHQDQDVVGKYRTLGTNLFYKYYDKEKNKILDINVGTNYNSQINSNTFLKTFNVSPVSDLLLTNSDEQTRNYYVKVDYTQPIGKSGGSFEVGGKMDFNNNVIANDANGSYLNNIRKNDVFHYEDNINSLYANYSKTFFEKLETRVGLRYEHIDLKMRQDIAGTERKDSYGAFLPNLLVKYTFSDKYDLSLTYNKNLWRPWYSEFNPFLVPTNDGTYSRGNMELDPNPSHRLYMKFGFKKKYFLSARYMFTDQDYWTTLKEENNLLVTLPSNLNGKVQKYYVFANTNQSFLKNKLNVNVGIGWYYVDNHDFNEKNDLKGAKYLSYLGGSANLSYTNLFNKNINLSAWVEIANQNSGNSYGNKVNVFHNFSATKIFPKTQMEVSLQLMNIFQRPNYDATSFSQYGTIRTSSKWDWYGASISFVKRFGNQKVKSNTKTDVEKNAGGGK
- a CDS encoding efflux transporter outer membrane subunit, with the translated sequence MNSIKNIAYIALISGAAVSCKVQKYERPEVKMPEVFRGDSITTDTQENIAKTSYRDFFKDPVLVALIDKAVTQNNDLLVALKQIEFASLAYNQSKWGNVPVISGGLNANISRPSDNSMNGMMAGQFMGKRYMEDYTASLNFSWEADIWGKIRGRKEQALTEYLKTQEAAKAVKTQLVASVVQGYYNLLMLDTQMEITKSNLTYADNTLKFLAKQQELGLTTALAVQQQEIVKDQILKSIPAIESSIATQENALSLLTGSMPDRIERSASLNNVQSPDHLATGIPSELLSYRPDIKSAELEVRKSAAAIHVAKMSMYPSLNITAQGGLNAFQASQWFSIPGSLFGMAAGAIAQPILNGKQLKTQYEQSKVLAGQAEISFKQSVLKAVGEVSDALVQIQKLEEQQKIAEGLVVKSNEAVKKADILFKYNSATYIEVIIAQTNKLQTELDLASLKAQRLNAITTLYRAVGGGWQ